Proteins encoded within one genomic window of Bradyrhizobium sp. AZCC 1719:
- a CDS encoding LysR substrate-binding domain-containing protein, whose product MDIRQLRTFSCVAELGSLSKASDTLRVAQPALSRQIKLLEHELRAELFTRNGRGMVLTDAGRLLLARTAGIVRQIDQVRDEIQSAGGPPSGRVVLGLVPTVSCVISARLARRTVDKYPGISLCIVESYSGHLTEWLHRGEMDLALIYGPSSDLHLSVRSLGRDPIVAVGPRGSGLSEKKLVDLGWLLKQRLVLPSHSHGLRALIEQAAAKKKLKLEVKLEADSFRVLTSLVEEGLGYTLLPPSSVRQEVAGGRLETAAIAKPSPMRELTLASPIDHPGSTAIALVTELLRDELIACREEGRWDIKLA is encoded by the coding sequence ATGGATATCCGGCAGCTCAGGACCTTCAGTTGCGTGGCGGAGCTCGGCAGCCTCAGCAAGGCCTCCGATACGCTGCGGGTCGCCCAGCCGGCGCTGAGCCGCCAGATCAAGCTGCTCGAGCATGAATTGCGGGCCGAGCTGTTCACGCGGAACGGCCGCGGCATGGTGCTGACCGACGCCGGCCGGCTGCTGCTGGCGCGCACCGCCGGCATCGTCCGGCAGATCGACCAGGTGCGCGACGAGATCCAGTCCGCCGGCGGCCCGCCGTCGGGCCGCGTGGTGCTCGGGCTGGTGCCGACCGTGAGCTGCGTGATTTCGGCGCGGCTCGCGCGGCGCACCGTCGACAAATATCCGGGCATCTCGCTCTGCATCGTCGAAAGCTACAGCGGCCATCTGACGGAATGGCTGCACCGCGGCGAGATGGACCTGGCGCTGATCTACGGGCCGTCGAGCGACCTGCATCTTTCCGTGCGAAGCCTCGGCCGCGATCCCATCGTCGCCGTCGGGCCGCGCGGCAGCGGGTTGTCCGAGAAGAAGCTGGTCGATCTCGGCTGGCTGCTGAAGCAGCGCCTCGTGCTGCCCAGTCATTCGCACGGGCTCCGCGCGCTGATCGAGCAGGCGGCGGCGAAGAAGAAGCTGAAGCTCGAGGTCAAGCTTGAAGCGGACTCGTTCCGCGTGCTGACCAGCCTTGTCGAGGAAGGGCTGGGGTACACGCTGCTGCCGCCGTCCTCGGTGCGCCAGGAAGTAGCCGGCGGCCGGCTGGAAACCGCGGCGATAGCAAAACCGTCGCCGATGCGCGAACTGACGCTTGCCTCTCCCATCGATCATCCCGGCTCGACTGCGATTGCGCTAGTCACCGAATTGCTCCGCGACGAACTGATCGCCTGCCGCGAAGAGGGCCGCTGGGACATCAAGCTCGCCTGA